One segment of Agromyces albus DNA contains the following:
- a CDS encoding signal peptidase I, which produces MTSIARKALHVSGEVVLTLLAAGGAACILLVLAAVWFGASVILFSTGSMTPTIPAGSAALVREIPASEVEVGDVVTVDRPDALPITHRVVAIEGTGAVRELTLRGDANPTDDPFPYSVSHVREVIFSVPGIASAIDAAGNPVPLATVTVLMAGLVTWAFWPRREPPGGAAPARSSKRRERMRRSTGARHVGAAAVVVAAALIGVTTTPQPATAATTEHIVQGEVIRLTSILDAEQARNLEPGVESVWIVGVEAITDEPGAIDIDLEFAADEPALTISVAACDVRWTDAGCSSGQRDLLDVTATDVAASHRLDEMSTSEERWLRLSVGLADSGAESIAAGWRDLVVRASGFGESSGIGPGGDGILRKGPPDDRIARTGPPDYGIARTGPPDDGIARTGPPADGIARTGPPADGIARTGLPFAPGALVIAALLLIAAGSAALIRRPRERPDGRNG; this is translated from the coding sequence ATGACCTCGATCGCACGAAAGGCGCTGCACGTATCTGGCGAGGTCGTGCTCACCCTGCTCGCCGCGGGCGGTGCGGCGTGCATCCTGCTCGTGCTCGCCGCGGTGTGGTTCGGTGCCTCGGTCATCCTCTTCAGCACGGGCTCGATGACGCCGACGATCCCCGCCGGCTCAGCGGCGCTCGTGCGCGAGATCCCCGCAAGCGAGGTCGAGGTGGGTGATGTCGTGACGGTCGATCGCCCGGACGCGCTGCCCATCACCCACCGAGTGGTCGCGATCGAGGGCACCGGCGCCGTTCGCGAGCTCACGCTTCGAGGCGATGCGAATCCGACGGACGATCCGTTCCCCTACTCGGTCTCCCACGTTCGAGAGGTCATCTTCTCCGTGCCGGGCATCGCATCCGCCATCGACGCAGCAGGGAATCCCGTGCCGCTGGCGACCGTGACGGTGCTCATGGCCGGCCTCGTGACGTGGGCGTTCTGGCCGCGGCGGGAGCCGCCGGGTGGCGCAGCGCCCGCACGCAGCTCGAAGCGCCGGGAGCGCATGCGCCGATCGACGGGAGCGCGCCATGTCGGCGCGGCCGCGGTCGTCGTGGCGGCCGCGCTCATCGGCGTGACCACGACACCCCAGCCCGCGACCGCAGCGACCACCGAGCACATCGTGCAGGGCGAAGTGATCCGGCTCACCTCGATCCTCGACGCCGAGCAGGCCCGGAACCTCGAGCCGGGAGTCGAGTCCGTCTGGATCGTCGGAGTCGAGGCGATCACCGACGAGCCGGGCGCCATCGACATCGACCTCGAGTTCGCCGCCGACGAACCGGCGCTCACCATTTCGGTCGCCGCGTGCGACGTACGCTGGACGGATGCCGGCTGCTCTTCGGGACAGCGCGATCTCCTCGACGTGACCGCGACCGATGTGGCAGCGAGCCACCGTCTCGACGAGATGTCGACGAGCGAGGAGCGCTGGCTCCGGCTGTCGGTCGGCTTGGCCGACAGCGGCGCCGAGTCGATCGCTGCGGGGTGGCGAGACCTCGTCGTACGTGCCAGCGGATTCGGCGAGTCGTCGGGCATCGGACCAGGTGGTGACGGGATCCTCCGCAAGGGTCCGCCGGATGACCGGATCGCCCGCACGGGTCCCCCGGATTACGGGATCGCCCGCACGGGTCCACCGGATGACGGGATCGCCCGCACGGGTCCACCGGCTGACGGGATCGCCCGCACGGGTCCACCGGCTGACGGGATCGCCCGCACGGGTCTCCCCTTCGCACCCGGCGCACTCGTGATAGCGGCATTGCTGCTCATCGCCGCCGGAAGCGCCGCGCTGATCCGGCGTCCGCGCGAGCGGCCAGACGGGAGGAACGGATGA